The Vibrio nitrifigilis genome window below encodes:
- a CDS encoding ATP-dependent zinc protease family protein has product MFKRIAPVIALSMLSGCTMMNGDEHHQATLAAIQHSESHIDNHLTNLELQISNQMDYIDSLEREITSLKKQVRKLEHTASEIDDQTGLAAKQDDQVPTLAVPESSVAARHQQVLGSLEKVTIDSLDKTFTARVDTGAASSSLNAVDVQEFERNSKKWVRFHLVAGDDVAKDAKWIEAPIVRYVRILQANSEKAQRRAVVQLWVKLGDIHEKTPFTLADRSQMSHPVLLGRDFIRDIAVVDVSKQYVQTGKNTK; this is encoded by the coding sequence ATGTTTAAGCGAATAGCACCCGTTATTGCACTCAGTATGCTTTCAGGTTGCACTATGATGAACGGTGATGAACATCATCAAGCTACGCTAGCTGCCATTCAACACTCTGAATCTCACATCGATAACCATCTCACCAATTTGGAATTACAAATCAGTAATCAAATGGACTATATCGATAGTTTAGAAAGAGAAATCACTTCCTTAAAAAAACAAGTTCGTAAACTAGAGCACACCGCATCGGAAATCGATGATCAAACCGGGTTAGCGGCCAAGCAAGATGATCAGGTTCCTACTCTGGCTGTGCCAGAATCCTCGGTAGCGGCACGCCATCAACAAGTGCTCGGCTCTTTAGAGAAAGTCACTATCGATTCCTTGGACAAAACCTTTACTGCCCGTGTCGATACCGGTGCAGCCTCTTCGTCATTGAATGCTGTTGATGTTCAAGAATTTGAGCGAAATAGCAAAAAATGGGTTCGATTCCATTTAGTCGCAGGTGACGATGTGGCAAAAGATGCAAAATGGATAGAAGCACCTATAGTGCGTTATGTGAGAATTCTCCAAGCCAATAGTGAGAAAGCACAACGCCGTGCAGTTGTTCAATTATGGGTTAAACTTGGTGATATTCATGAGAAGACACCATTTACCTTGGCCGACCGCTCACAGATGAGTCACCCAGTACTGCTGGGAAGAGATTTTATTCGTGATATCGCCGTAGTCGATGTCAGCAAACAATACGTTCAAACTGGTAAAAATACTAAGTAA
- a CDS encoding alpha-L-glutamate ligase-like protein has product MLFSLSEYTSPFKLRKKGIMGMNQRNHSYIGRYNDRSKYPLVDDKLKTKLIAQRAGCTVPKLIGVISDQGAVKDVHEMVKDWPGFVIKPARGSGGKGILVITSHKDGSYTKPSGAQIGNEDVERHISNTLAGLFSLGGKNDVAVVENLIEFDDCFDGFSYEGVPDVRIIVFKGYPIMAMMRLSTSHSDGKANLHQGAVGVGIDIGTGKAVKAVQFNRPVTHHPDTDKDLSTLQVPHWKNLLTLAASAWEMTGLGYMGTDMVLDKKEGPMVLELNARPGLAIQIANGSGLLPRLHHLEALETPLIYPSAAERVEYAMKHFAVEDDHF; this is encoded by the coding sequence ATGCTGTTTTCACTCTCTGAATATACATCGCCATTCAAACTCCGTAAGAAAGGCATTATGGGGATGAATCAGCGTAATCACAGCTATATCGGTCGCTATAATGACCGATCTAAATATCCACTAGTCGACGATAAGTTAAAAACTAAACTGATTGCGCAACGTGCGGGCTGTACTGTACCCAAACTGATTGGCGTCATTAGCGACCAAGGTGCGGTGAAAGACGTCCATGAGATGGTGAAAGATTGGCCTGGCTTCGTTATCAAACCCGCTCGTGGTAGTGGTGGTAAGGGTATATTAGTCATCACATCCCATAAAGACGGCAGTTATACCAAGCCTTCAGGTGCGCAAATTGGTAATGAAGATGTGGAACGCCATATCAGTAACACGCTGGCAGGCCTATTCTCTTTAGGCGGTAAAAACGACGTTGCTGTGGTCGAGAACCTTATCGAGTTCGACGATTGTTTTGACGGCTTCAGTTATGAAGGTGTACCTGACGTCCGTATTATCGTATTTAAAGGGTACCCGATCATGGCGATGATGCGTTTATCTACTTCTCATTCAGACGGTAAGGCCAACTTACACCAAGGCGCTGTTGGGGTGGGCATAGATATCGGGACGGGGAAGGCTGTGAAAGCGGTGCAATTTAACCGCCCCGTCACTCATCATCCGGATACCGATAAAGACCTATCGACTTTGCAAGTTCCGCACTGGAAAAACTTGTTAACTCTTGCCGCCAGCGCATGGGAAATGACGGGTCTTGGCTATATGGGGACCGACATGGTGTTGGATAAAAAAGAAGGCCCGATGGTACTTGAACTTAACGCTCGTCCTGGACTCGCTATTCAGATTGCCAACGGTTCAGGGCTATTACCTCGCCTTCACCATCTAGAAGCATTAGAAACACCACTTATCTACCCTTCCGCAGCAGAACGCGTTGAATACGCGATGAAGCACTTTGCTGTCGAAGATGACCACTTCTAG
- a CDS encoding YagU family protein yields the protein MNLFEQTPSSRRRYGLAAFIGLIAGIVSAFVKWGGEVPLPPRSPSDIFTAACAPEHLIRAAANIDCSRNFLNPPYLFLRDYLHVTDPNSPVYTFAGHVFNWVGVTHITFSIVFAVGYCIVAEVFPKIKLWQGLLAGFLATVAVHWISFTTMGLTPPLWDLPWYENVSEIFGHLVWFWSIEIIRRDLRNRITKEPDAEVPLNGAVR from the coding sequence ATGAATCTATTCGAACAAACTCCAAGCTCTCGTCGCCGCTACGGTCTAGCAGCTTTTATAGGTTTAATTGCAGGTATTGTGTCCGCTTTCGTTAAATGGGGTGGCGAGGTTCCACTACCTCCGCGCAGTCCGAGTGATATATTTACAGCCGCTTGTGCTCCAGAACACTTAATTCGTGCTGCTGCCAATATTGACTGTTCACGTAACTTTTTAAATCCACCATACCTATTTTTACGTGATTACTTACATGTGACCGATCCTAACTCTCCGGTATACACTTTTGCTGGGCATGTGTTTAACTGGGTGGGTGTGACACATATTACATTCTCTATCGTGTTTGCCGTTGGTTACTGTATCGTTGCTGAAGTTTTTCCAAAAATTAAATTGTGGCAAGGTTTACTAGCTGGCTTCTTAGCGACAGTTGCTGTTCACTGGATTTCTTTCACTACTATGGGATTAACTCCTCCACTATGGGACTTACCTTGGTATGAAAATGTGTCAGAAATCTTTGGTCACCTAGTATGGTTCTGGTCAATTGAAATTATCCGCCGTGACCTACGTAACCGCATCACTAAAGAACCGGATGCAGAAGTACCACTAAACGGTGCAGTGCGTTAA
- a CDS encoding SDR family oxidoreductase translates to MIAVTGATGQLGQRVIDHLLAKTEANNIVALARDTAKAVSLKDKGIDVRQADYSQPDTLSDALQGVDKLLLISSSEVGQRAAQHANVINAAKQAGVSLIAYTSILHADTSPLALAAEHIETEAYLKQANIPHVLLRNSWYTENYLLSVAPAIEHGAFIGCASDGQISSAPREDYAEAAAVVLTSEQPQAGKVYELAGDESYTLSELAALISEQSGKNIPYINMPEADYAKALESAGIPAPFAAILANSDTGASQGGLFDDSHTLSKLIGHPTQSVSAMIKSFL, encoded by the coding sequence ATGATTGCTGTAACAGGTGCTACCGGACAACTGGGTCAACGAGTTATTGACCATCTATTGGCTAAAACAGAAGCGAACAATATTGTGGCTTTGGCTCGTGATACAGCTAAAGCCGTATCTCTTAAGGACAAAGGCATCGATGTTCGTCAAGCAGACTATAGTCAGCCAGATACCCTGTCCGATGCCCTCCAAGGAGTTGATAAACTATTACTCATTTCATCAAGCGAAGTAGGACAACGAGCCGCACAACATGCCAATGTGATCAATGCAGCGAAACAAGCAGGGGTAAGCCTTATTGCCTACACCAGTATTTTACACGCAGATACATCACCATTAGCGCTTGCAGCGGAGCATATAGAAACCGAAGCCTACCTAAAACAGGCCAATATTCCCCATGTACTACTTCGCAATAGTTGGTATACCGAAAACTATCTACTTAGCGTTGCGCCTGCCATCGAACATGGTGCATTTATTGGCTGTGCAAGTGATGGTCAAATCAGCTCCGCCCCCCGAGAAGACTACGCAGAAGCGGCAGCAGTAGTATTAACAAGCGAGCAACCACAAGCTGGAAAAGTCTATGAATTGGCAGGTGATGAAAGCTATACCTTAAGCGAACTTGCCGCACTGATTAGTGAACAATCAGGGAAAAACATTCCTTATATCAATATGCCAGAAGCCGACTATGCGAAAGCATTAGAAAGTGCCGGTATTCCAGCACCGTTCGCTGCGATATTAGCCAATTCAGATACAGGAGCGTCACAAGGCGGATTATTCGATGATAGCCATACGTTAAGTAAACTTATTGGCCACCCAACTCAGTCTGTATCTGCCATGATTAAGTCATTCTTATAA
- the cmoB gene encoding tRNA 5-methoxyuridine(34)/uridine 5-oxyacetic acid(34) synthase CmoB translates to MFNFARIYQLIAEDTRLQPWLNVLPQQLTDWQEQPHGDIARWFRALKKIPDTAPDVIDIKDSVTLHNHEPLPHGEQQKLENLLKTFHPWRKGPYSVHNIHIDTEWRSDWKWDRLVPHISDLTNRTVLDVGCGNGYHMWRMLGAGARQVWGIDPSELFLVQFEAIRKLMGNDERVNLLPLGIEQLPELEAFDTVFSMGVLYHRRSPIDHLIQLKNQLASGGELILETLVIEGDENAVLVPFDRYAQMRNVYFFPSALALKVWLEKVGFIDVKIVDENVTSLDEQRTTEWMTHNSLPDYIDAENPALTVEGYPAPRRAILIAKKP, encoded by the coding sequence ATGTTTAATTTTGCTCGCATCTATCAGCTTATTGCTGAGGACACTCGTCTTCAACCATGGCTGAATGTTCTTCCTCAACAGCTGACAGATTGGCAAGAGCAGCCACACGGCGATATCGCCCGCTGGTTTCGTGCCCTTAAAAAAATTCCTGATACTGCACCTGATGTTATTGATATCAAAGACTCGGTAACTCTGCATAACCATGAGCCTCTGCCACATGGCGAACAACAGAAGCTAGAAAATCTGCTAAAGACGTTTCACCCTTGGCGTAAAGGACCTTATTCAGTTCACAACATTCATATCGATACTGAATGGCGTTCAGATTGGAAATGGGACCGTCTTGTTCCTCATATTTCTGACCTGACAAACCGCACTGTTTTAGATGTAGGCTGTGGTAACGGTTATCATATGTGGCGCATGTTAGGCGCCGGTGCAAGGCAAGTGTGGGGCATTGATCCATCTGAGCTATTTTTGGTGCAGTTTGAAGCGATTCGCAAACTCATGGGTAACGATGAGCGCGTCAACCTCTTACCATTAGGCATTGAGCAACTTCCAGAACTAGAAGCCTTTGATACAGTATTTAGCATGGGAGTTTTATATCACCGCCGCTCTCCAATTGATCACCTTATCCAATTGAAAAATCAACTGGCTTCAGGTGGTGAGTTAATTCTCGAAACCTTGGTGATTGAAGGGGATGAAAATGCCGTACTGGTGCCATTTGATCGCTATGCTCAAATGCGCAATGTCTATTTCTTCCCTTCTGCTTTGGCTTTAAAAGTATGGTTAGAAAAAGTCGGTTTTATCGACGTTAAAATTGTCGATGAGAATGTCACTTCCCTTGATGAGCAGCGCACCACGGAGTGGATGACGCACAACTCATTACCGGATTATATTGACGCAGAGAATCCAGCCTTGACCGTTGAAGGATACCCTGCGCCGAGACGAGCGATTTTGATAGCAAAAAAACCATAA
- a CDS encoding inactive transglutaminase family protein, translating into MTSKVPFYISILLLIIAGITLSVMRHQQYGVPWTPGETRQVWDLEARIEFYANDKPVKVSLAAPATQDGFTLINESASSPGYGVSYISSNSGRRAEWSIRHAKGPQTIYYKTQFLVDPNAQSTPIPPVGEIQKPTFDGPEEAAAVALINRATRLSAEPVSFTRELIKTLNDPESQNASLLLNNMTKYEATQKLLSYAGMQNKVVGVIQLEDGRRRQSIEMMNEIWNGEKWVLFNPETGTQPTHPNLLVWDESNVSLLDVVGGRNSQVYFSMISQDMSAQQATNSKVESDGLLNLSIHSLPLEEQAMFKTIMLMPIGALIVVFLRVIVGLKTSGTFMPVLIAVAFVQTQLMTGIIGFLLIVGTGLIIRSYLSKLNLLLVARISAVIIAVILIISIFTVVAFKLGLTSGLTITFFPMIILSWTIERMSILWEEEGTKEVFMQGGGSLFTAILIYLAMTNSYVQHLTFNFIGLQLVVMAIILLLGTYTGYRISELRRFKPLAEED; encoded by the coding sequence ATGACATCAAAAGTCCCGTTTTACATATCCATCCTGCTCTTAATTATTGCAGGGATAACATTAAGTGTAATGCGTCACCAACAATACGGAGTGCCTTGGACTCCTGGCGAAACTCGCCAAGTCTGGGATCTAGAAGCTCGTATTGAATTTTATGCCAATGACAAACCCGTTAAAGTCTCTTTAGCTGCTCCAGCAACCCAAGATGGCTTCACTTTAATTAACGAAAGTGCCTCATCGCCAGGTTACGGTGTCTCTTATATTTCTAGTAATTCTGGCCGCCGTGCTGAATGGTCTATCCGTCATGCTAAAGGTCCACAAACGATTTATTACAAAACCCAGTTTTTAGTGGATCCTAATGCACAATCAACCCCAATTCCTCCTGTTGGCGAGATTCAAAAACCGACCTTCGACGGTCCAGAAGAAGCGGCAGCGGTAGCATTGATCAATCGAGCTACCCGTTTATCGGCAGAGCCGGTCAGTTTTACTCGTGAGCTGATTAAAACCCTTAACGATCCTGAAAGTCAGAACGCATCACTACTATTAAACAACATGACCAAATATGAAGCAACGCAAAAATTGTTGTCTTATGCAGGCATGCAAAACAAAGTCGTGGGTGTTATTCAACTCGAAGATGGCCGTCGTCGCCAATCGATTGAGATGATGAACGAAATCTGGAATGGCGAAAAATGGGTTCTATTTAATCCAGAAACAGGCACGCAACCGACTCACCCTAACCTATTGGTTTGGGACGAATCAAATGTTTCTCTGCTTGATGTTGTTGGTGGTCGTAACAGCCAAGTTTACTTCAGCATGATTTCGCAAGATATGTCCGCTCAGCAAGCGACGAATAGTAAAGTTGAATCAGATGGCCTACTTAACCTATCTATTCACAGCTTACCGCTGGAAGAACAGGCAATGTTCAAAACGATTATGTTGATGCCTATCGGAGCATTAATTGTGGTGTTCTTGCGTGTGATCGTTGGTCTGAAAACATCAGGGACCTTCATGCCAGTGTTGATCGCGGTAGCGTTTGTACAAACGCAGTTGATGACTGGTATTATTGGCTTCCTCTTGATTGTCGGTACCGGTTTGATTATTCGTAGTTACTTATCTAAGTTGAACTTATTGCTGGTTGCGCGAATATCAGCGGTGATCATCGCGGTTATCTTGATCATCTCTATCTTTACTGTTGTGGCGTTTAAGTTAGGGTTAACGTCTGGCTTAACCATCACATTCTTCCCGATGATCATTTTGTCATGGACCATTGAACGTATGTCTATTCTTTGGGAAGAAGAAGGTACCAAAGAAGTCTTCATGCAAGGTGGTGGTTCGCTCTTTACTGCGATCCTTATCTACTTAGCAATGACTAACTCTTACGTACAGCACTTAACGTTTAACTTCATTGGCCTGCAGCTTGTGGTAATGGCAATCATTCTGTTATTGGGTACCTATACGGGTTACCGCATTTCAGAACTACGCCGTTTTAAACCGCTTGCAGAGGAAGATTAA